One window of Trichomycterus rosablanca isolate fTriRos1 chromosome 2, fTriRos1.hap1, whole genome shotgun sequence genomic DNA carries:
- the hcn3 gene encoding potassium/sodium hyperpolarization-activated cyclic nucleotide-gated channel 1 has protein sequence MDGNGSGQEAGNEDCPLPNGTSRPRGRLSFLAWRSSSVSSDQEERSGSDLSRRLQALVRNYNEQTGSTDDLNSVPLQETAKTSRLFGKEADTAGPGGSINPGMEDYNSSEQSTYFQRQLSSMLQPQVNKHSLRMYGSTKGVTVEQERVRSFGVWIIHPYSDFRFYWDLIMLFLMMSNLVILPWCITFFEDQNTLPWIIFNMASDTLFLTDLVLNFRTGITEDDNSHIILDPKVIRSRYLRSWFLVDFISSIPVDYFFLVVDLEARLESAEVYRTARALRIVRFTKILSLLRLLRLSRLIRYIHQWEEIFHMTYDLASAVVRIVNLIGMMLLLCHWDGCLQFMVPMLQDFPPDCWVSKNNLVNATWEEQYSYALFMSMSHMLCIGYGAQAPERMTDVWLTMMSMIVGATCYAMFLGHATNLVQSLDASHRLYQEKYKQVEQYMSFHKFPADLRQRIHEYYEHRFKGKIFDEDSILGELSDPLKEEIVSYNCRELVANMPLFSNADPHFVTVLLTKLRFEVFLPGDVIIHEGTLGRKMYFIQHGCVTVYTRDKKEKKLSDGCYFGEICLLTHGRRTASVHADSYCRLYSLSVDSFNEVLEEYPIMRRAFERAAMDHLNQVENNIASNL, from the exons ATGGACGGCAATGGTTCAGGTCAAGAAGCCGGCAACGAGGACTGTCCTCTCCCGAACGGCACCTCCAGACCTCGCGGCAGGTTGTCCTTTTTGGCCTGGCGCTCATCCTCCGTCTCCTCCGACCAAGAAGAGCGAAGTGGATCGGATCTGAGCAGGCGACTCCAAGCCCTGGTTCGTAATTACAACGAGCAGACTGGCTCTACTGACGATCTGAACTCCGTGCCCCTGCAGGAAACGGCCAAAACTTCACGTCTCTTTGGTAAAGAAGCGGATACAGCAGGGCCAGGTGGATCCATAAATCCAGGCATGGAGGACTACAACTCCAGCGAACAGTCTACGTACTTCCAGAGGCAGCTGAGCTCCATGCTCCAGCCTCAGGTGAACAAGCATTCCTTACGCATGTACGGCAGCACCAAAGGAGTCACAGTCGAGCAGGAGAGGGTCAGGTCTTTTGGGGTTTggatcatccatccatacagtGACTTTAG GTTCTACTGGGACCTGATAATGCTCTTTTTAATGATGAGCAACCTGGTCATCCTACCATGGTGCATCACCTTCTTTGAGGATCAGAACACGCTCCCGTGGATCATCTTCAACATGGCTTCGGACACCCTGTTCCTGACCGACCTCGTCTTAAACTTCCGCACAGGCATAACGGAGGATGACAACTCCCATATCATTCTGGACCCGAAGGTGATTCGAAGCAGATACCTGAGGAGCTGGTTCCTTGTGGATTTTATCTCCTCTATCCCAGTGGATTATTTTTTCCTGGTGGTGGACCTGGAGGCTCGGCTGGAGTCGGCGGAGGTGTATCGCACGGCTAGGGCGCTGAGGATCGTCCGCTTCACCAAGATCCTCAGCCTGCTGAGATTACTTCGACTGTCTAGACTTATTCGCTATATACACCAATGGGAAGAG ATCTTCCACATGACGTATGACCTGGCCAGCGCAGTGGTTCGAATAGTGAATCTTATTGGCATGATGCTTCTGCTGTGTCACTGGGATGGATGTCTTCAGTTCATGGTTCCCATGCTTCAGGACTTCCCCCCAGACTGCTGGGTCTCCAAAAATAATCTGGTG AACGCCACCTGGGAGGAGCAATATTCATACGCGCTGTTCATGTCCATGAGTCATATGCTGTGTATTGGTTACGGCGCCCAGGCTCCTGAGAGGATGACAGATGTCTGGCTCACCATGATGAGCATGATTGTAGGTGCCACCTGTTACGCCATGTTCCTGGGGCACGCGACCAACCTGGTGCAGTCACTAGACGCCTCCCATCGGCTCTACCAAGAGAAG TATAAGCAGGTGGAGCAGTACATGTCCTTCCATAAGTTTCCTGCTGACCTGAGACAGAGAATTCATGAGTATTACGAGCACCGTTTCAAGGGAAAGATATTCGATGAGGATAGCATTTTGGGGGAACTCAGTGACCCACTCAAAGAG GAAATTGTGAGCTACAACTGTCGAGAACTAGTAGCAAACATGCCGCTGTTCAGCAATGCTGATCCTCACTTCGTCACCGTGCTCCTGACTAAGCTTCGGTTCGAGGTGTTCTTGCCGGGTGATGTCATCATCCATGAGGGAACGCTGGGCCGTAAAATGTATTTCATCCAGCACGGCTGTGTCACCGTCTACACCCGTGACAAGAAGGAAAAGAAACTCAGTGACGGATGTTACTTTGGGG AGATTTGCTTGCTGACTCATGGGCGACGTACTGCCAGCGTGCACGCCGACAGCTACTGCAGACTCTACTCACTCAGCGTGGACAGCTTTAACGAAGTGCTTGAAGAGTACCCCATCATGAGGAGGGCTTTTGAGAGAGCTGCCATGGACCATCTAAACCAAGTAGAGAACAACATTGCATCCAACCTATGA